From a region of the Cutaneotrichosporon cavernicola HIS019 DNA, chromosome: 7a genome:
- the UBR1 gene encoding uncharacterized protein (Putative zinc finger in N-recognin (UBR box)): MAQHLQQQLQTELAELLATQHITGGVPCPEFSPHERAQVVRQLYKTILNQPEWVDAFFPDAEDSPNADGQGPSSSAPSSPVPPWDELREWLIPMNDSTYEPQRCWSLLETQRGIEEQNRRAGRPGRKPKLGAVCGKVLQRYDRTYICKTCAKDSSCVLCIDCFQASDHEGHEVLFGLSYTFAAVCDCGDSSAWRDNEHLGCAHHPPVRDGEVRRPKPKTPPSELCKALYETIVMCVEYIVAAFEHSALPNDYGKLPATREEMAEGNIPSAEPAEARGKGPWAIVAWADERHVLREVTRQFRDATGVLWDVAERDAKEWDEVGRKIITVTNSDVSAFHHASMLQQIDIGVTMHHAYDVYREDVAGLLIQWLSDMCKTTICGEEDLVRRYIAMAFFQPRNPRPQPDVGSALAPDLADLEANGSKVKRFDWLMRLDVRLWKRAKWQLREIYAGIFVLGWDVKRQLATRYSVNYGHTFEHYLYQDRDDSSLAFSMSYMLLGRSSACGEAIVESQLFRSVLETAFNYFSMRPTKEEWNPSDVQRFDIDSPAFKGKKGLTLLSHLRALLKYKEVKAQIVRDPQLFHRTLSFLNHFVGMQSQRRELERHVEYEVDWIKSLSVLPDLSKLAREFGESFQLSDPERLLTAIRMVERRIVDDQTLQSTTLDRAMYNGPTFKTVERVFRPGTSYNVLDINVTRITGFSFHHYMHLVMAELVKSFATVCFPDSSNCSPTRFADAFLASASGSNSPAVAWTIPPYLIEFPLQKHVVLSQIRLSMWNKNGAAMRHQYHHYRELAQREFTIDQEFFLLQFALCIMDHEQFLTTVIERYGLSDFFRRDVMSPELWEGDMDPRDAVAMLEELMLLIIYLVSDTAVINRLEPRDITRKHIIHSLALGSLSYSEIVRKLPERSHERGSLIPILDELASFRPPTETAMGSYTLKSEFFAEVDPYWRQYSRNEQRDAAQVLVERAKKDDPSNPHPVIKPLSVRVPSYPGPFSNLADFLRTPTASALVYWSLGHCIIMATPADWPGKFTSQGQQSGHLLPSMDALLNLSLHLAMMALDADPSGFAMRCLEIIETSGSMSIFQNLWFMQTNTPFEVFRPKIDYILDRIVENLPENYTIDYRAQRDSRIAAAARDVATQQANSARAQAKARQQALKAKFAQQQANFAATFMDDMDEEEEEEEEKHQYGQCIVCQEPVHPGRTGGMLAFLQPSRIIRDAVTERDWYEEVLQTPSDLDRNTRYLRFGMGTTGEPLNTDAYPPTNMRFGVYVSACGHLMHDHCILQHNEGTRTRQASQVQRHQPENAMRYEFMCPLCKSIGNILVPLDRTATPLRPMPASKVAPGFPPTLSERIRAVSEEGLLRVSDSAKIWDFHVETGELVPWFTDCEFQRHALDPTYRKTHKNVHRMVDRIRQLTRPLSEQSQRIRNKKTHMYLADDLVGYTVSVCEITHRGMATPGATVAEQIPETGLKLIKHLIGTLQLELDLFFGTKTDRTPLRVGLFARFLPDWYRSATLPSPLLFRLPLGMVVEAAAIAPDLLQAVIVMSYYAELTRTMLGLSVFIRRSLSGRSAPQPRTEPPLDASREDALSVFGNYRQSMITVLRNAGPFVDIEAVLGLISDETVARLLYAFTLPFLRRSAIIYYAVNNSYPVTNPDYIVTEGCEYRRLLSLLGIPSPTETLGNLHSTETPIVARWLTQWAMQGRILPPLEYPGTYELMRLPEAYEVAAIRYAGERCDVCGIRPSYPALCLFCGRMVCLAGDCCSEGEQGECNVHMRECGGVVGIFADIKRWVILYLFAGSGSFGPMPYLDQFGELETSLRRGHRQRMHVGRFEELRRNVWLQHGVSTFCARKLEMTNDGGGWSCL, from the exons ATGGCACAGCACTTGCAACAACAGCTCCAGACTGAGCTGGCCGAACTCTTGGCCACCCAGCATATAACCGGCGGGGTGCCGTGTCCAGAATTTTCGCCCCACGAACGCGCCCAGGTCGTCCGACAACTGTACAAGACGATTCTGAATCAGCCCGAGTGGGTCGACGCCTTCTTCcccgatgccgaggacaGCCCCAACGCCGACGGACAAGGTCCGTCATCTAGTGCACCGTCGTCACCTGTCCCGCCATGGGACGAGTTGCGCGAGTGGCTCATCCCCATGAACGACTCGACTTATGAACCGCAGCGCTGCTGGTCCTTGCTCGAGACGCAGCGCGGGATTGAGGAACAAAACCGCAGAGCCGGTCGCCCTGGACGTAAACCCAAGCTTGGGGCCGTCTGCGGTAAGGTTCTCCAGCGCTACGACCGGACGTACATCTGCAA GACATGTGCCAAGGACTCGTCCTGTGTGCTCTGCATTGATTGCTTCCAGGCAAGCGACCACGAAGGACATGAAGTACTCTTCGGGCTCTCGTACACGTTTGCTGCTGTGTGTGACTGCGgcgactcgagcgcgtGGCGCGACAACGAGCACCTCGGTTGCGCTCACCACCCACCAGTGCgtgatggcgaggtgcgCCGCCCAAAACCCAAGACGCCGCCATCGGAGCTGTGTAAGGCTCTGTACGAGACGATTGTCATGTGCGTCGAGTACATTGTCGCAGCGTTTGAGCACTCGGCGTTACCCAACGACTATGGCAAGCTGCCAGCGACCCGCGAAGAGATGGCTGAGGGCAACATTCCGTCCGCCGAGCCGGCCGAGGCACGGGGAAAGGGGCCTTGGGCGATCGTCGCATGGGCGGACGAGCGTCATGTTCTGCGCGAGGTGACACGCCAGTTCCGCGACGCCACGGGCGTGTTATGGGATGTGGCAGAACGCGACGCCAAAGAATGGGACGAGGTG GGCCGTAAGATCATCACCGTCACAAACTCGGATGTTAGCGCGTTCCACCACGCCTCGATGCTCCAGCAGATCGACATTGGCGTCACCATGCACCACGCGTACGACGTGTACCGCGAGGACGTGGCAGGGCTGCTCATTCAATGGCTGAGCGACATGTGCAAGACGACCATctgcggcgaggaagaccTGGTACGGAGATACATCGCCATGGCTTTCTTCCAGCCACGGAACCCGCGCCCGCAGCCAGACGTTGGCTCGGCCCTCGCacccgacctcgccgacctggaGGCCAACGGATCAAAAGTCAAGCGGTTCGACTGGCTAATGCGTCTCGACGTGCGGCTGTGGAAGCGTGCCAAGTGGCAGTTACGCGAGATCTACGCAGGAATCTTCGTGCTTGGCTGGGACGTCAAGCGCCAGCTTGCGACGCGCTATTCGGTCAACTACGGGCACACGTTCGAGCACTATCTCTACCAGGATCGCGACgactcgagcttggcatTCTCAATGTCCTACATGCTACTGGGAAGAAGCTCGGCATGTGGCGAAGCCATTGTCGAGAGCCAGTTGTTCCGGTCCGTCCTGGAAACGGCGTTCAACTACTTCTCGATGCGGCCCACCAAGGAGGAATGGAACCCGTCCGACGTCCAACGGTTCGACATCGACTCGCCAGCCTTCAAAGGCAAGAAGGGGTTAACTCTTCTGAGCCACCtccgcgcgctcctcaagTATAAGGAAGTCAAGGCCCAGATTGTTCGCGACCCGCAGCTGTTTCACAGAAcgctctccttcctcaaccACTTTGTCGGCATGCAGTCGCAACGTCGCGAACTGGAACGCCATGTCGAGTACGAGGTTGACTGGATAAAGTCACTCAGCGTGCTGCCCGACCTTAGCAAGTTGGCACGCGAGTTTGGCGAGTCGTTCCAGCTCTCGGATCCAGAACGGTTACTCACTGCCATCCGCATGGTCGAGCGGCGTATCGTGGACGACCAGACTCTTCAGTCTACAACTCTTGATCGGGCAATGTACAACGGGCCCACCTTTAAGACGGTCGAGAGAGTTTTCCGCCCGGGAACGTCGTACAATGTCCTCGACATCAACGTCACGCGAATCACTGGCTTCTCCTTCCACCACTACATGCACCTCGtcatggccgagctcgtcaagtcGTTCGCTACGGTCTGCTTCCCCGACTCCTCAAACTGTTCGCCAACGAGGTTTGCCGACGCCTTCTTAGCGTCGGCCTCCGGTTCCAACTCCCCCGCAGTCGCTTGGACGATACCACCATACTTGATCGAGTTCCCGCTCCAGAAGCACGTTGTCTTGTCGCAGATCAGATTGTCCATGTGGAACAAGAACGGCGCAGCGATGCGCCACCAGTACCACCACTACCGCGAGTTGGCTCAACGCGAGTTCACCATCGACCAGGAGTTCTTCCTCCTGCAGTTCGCGCTCTGCATAATGGACCACGAACAGTTCCTCACAACCGTCATCGAGCGATATGGCTTGAGCGACTTCTTCCGCCGCGACGTCATGTCACCAGAGTTGTGGGAGGGCGACATGGacccgcgcgacgccgtcgcgatGCTTGAGGAGCTGATGCTGCTCATCATCTACCTCGTCTCGGACACCGCCGTCATCAATCGCCTCGAGCCGCGCGACATTACGCGCAAGCACATCATCCACTCGCTCGCTTTGGGGTCGCTATCATACTCGGAAATCGTGCGCAAGCTACCAGAACGCTCGCACGAGAGAGGCAGTCTGATCCCGATCCTGGACGAATTGGCGTCGTTCCGCCCTCCGACCGAGACGGCCATGGGGTCGTACACGCTCAAATCCGAGTTcttcgccgaggtcgatcCGTACTGGCGGCAATACAGTCGAAacgagcagcgcgacgcAGCACAGGTGCTGGTGGAACGAGCAAAGAAGGACGACCCTTCCAATCCCCACCCCGTCATCAAACCCTTGTCAGTCCGCGTACCGTCATACCCTGGGCCCTTCAGCAACCTGGCCGACTTCCTCCGGACCCCGACTGCGTCGGCACTAGTGTACTGGTCCCTGGGTCACTGCATCATTATGGCAACTCCGGCAGACTGGCCGGGCAAGTTTACCAGCCAAGGGCAGCAGAGCGGCCACCTACTCCCGTCGAtggacgcgctcctcaacctgtctctccacctcgctATGATGGCGCTTGACGCAGACCCCTCAGGATTTGCGATGCGCTGCCTTGAAATCATTGAGACCAGCGGATCGATGAGCATATTCCAGAACCTTTGGTTCATGCAGACGAACACGCCGTTCGAGGTCTTCCGGCCCAAGATTGACTATATCCTTGACCGCATCGTCGAAAATTTGCCAGAGAACTATACCATCGACTACCGCGCTCAACGCGACTCGCGCatcgcggcggccgcaagAGACGTGGCAACGCAACAGGCCAATAGCGCAAGGGCGCAGGCCAAGGCTCGCCAACAAGCTCTCAAGGCCAAGTttgcgcagcagcaggccaACTTCGCCGCAACGTTCATGGACGACAtggatgaagaggaggaggaagaggaagagaagcACCAGTACGGTCAGTGCATCGTTTGCCAGGAGCCTGTGCATCCGGGCCGCACTGGTGGCATGCTCGCTTTCCTCCAGCCAAGCCGCATCATCCGCGACGCAGTGACGGAACGAGATTGGTATGAGGAGGTGCTCCAAACTCCGTCTGACCTCGACCGCAACACACGTTACTTGCGCTTTGGGATGGGCACGACAGGCGAGCCGCTCAACACTGACGCGTACCCACCGACAAATATGCGGTTTGGTGTCTACGTCTCGGCCTGTGGCCACTTAATGCACGACCACTGTATATTACAGCACAACGAAGGTACGCGCACACGTCAAGCGAGCCAGGTCCAACGCCACCAGCCGGAGAACGCGATGCGCTACGAGTTCATGTGCCCACTGTGCAAGAGCATTGGCAACATTCTTGTTCCTCTCGACCGGACCGCCACACCCTTAAGACCAATGCCCGCCTCCAAGGTCGCACCGGGTTTTCCCCCAACGCTCAGCGAGCGGATCCGCGCTGTGAGTGAGGAAGGCCTCTTACGCGTATCCGACTCCGCCAAGATCTGGGACTTCCATGTCGAAACGGGAGAGCTTGTGCCGTGGTTTACAGACTGCGAGTTCCAGCGTCACGCGTTAGATCCCACGTACCGCAAGACGCACAAGAATGTGCATCGCATGGTCGACCGCATCCGGCAGCTCACTCGGCCCTTATCTGAGCAGTCGCAGAGAATCCGCAACAAGAAGACACACATgtacctcgccgacgacctcgttgGCTACACAGTGTCGGTGTGCGAGATCACACACCGTGGGATGGCGACCCCTGGCGCGACAGTGGCCGAGCAGATCCCGGAGACGGGTCTGAAACTCATCAAGCACCTCATCGGGacgctccagctcgagctcgatctGTTCTTCGGCACCAAGACGGATCGCACGCCTTTGCGTGTGGGTCTGTTCGCGCGCTTCCTCCCGGACTGGTACCGCTCCGCCACGCTGCCATCACCGTTACTGTTCCGATTACCGCTTGGAATGGTAGTCGAGGCGGCTGCCATTGCGCCTGATTTGCTCCAAGCCGTCATTGTCATGTCGTACTACGCGGAGCTTACGCGCACTATGCTGGGCCTGTCGGTCTTCATCCGCCGATCGCTCTCCGGCCGCAGTGCTCCCCAACCACGCACGGAGCCACCACTTGACGCATCACGAGAGGACGCACTGTCCGTGTTCGGCAATTACCGTCAGTCCATGATTACGGTGTTGCGCAACGCCGGCCCGTTCGTCGACATTGAAGCGGTCTTGGGGCTCATCTCGGACGAAACGGTGGCCAGGCTGCTGTACGCGTTCActctccccttcctccgccgctCCGCCATCATCTACTACGCCGTCAACAACTCGTACCCAGTAACAAACCCCGACTATATTGTCACCGAAGGGTGCGAATATCGCCGTCTTCTCAGCCTTCTGGGCATTCCCAGTCCAACCGAGACGTTGGGTAATTTGCACTCGACCGAGACGCCGATCGTTGCACGATGGCTCACACAGTGGGCCATGCAAGGACGCATCCTCCCGCCGCTCGAGTACCCCGGGACGTACGAGCTCATGCGGCTGCCCGAAGCATACGAGGTCGCAGCCATTCGATACGCCGGCGAGCGTTGCGACGTCTGCGGCATCCGGCCCAGCTATCCAGCTCTGTGTCTGTTCTGCGGTCGCATGGTGTGTTTGGCGGGTGACTGCTGCTCCGAGGGTGAGCAGGGAGAGTGCAACGTCCACATGAGAGAGTGTGGCGGTGTTGTGGGCATCTTTGCCGACATCAAGCGCTGGGTGATCCTTTACCTCTTTGCAGGTTCCGGCAGCTTTGGCCCGATGCCATACCTCGACCAGttcggcgagctggagacGAGTCTCCG tcgCGGACATCGGCAGCGTATGCACGTTGGGCGGTTTGAGGAGTTACGAAGGAACGTATGGCTGCAGCATGGGGTGTCAACGTTCTGTGCTCGCAAGTTGGAGATGACAAACGACGGGGGTGGATGGTCGTGTCTGTAG
- a CDS encoding uncharacterized protein (Transport protein particle (TRAPP) component) gives MSQGHRPPSSATTPHAPIAPVAPAAVHQLATPTPLLVDSSLPAYLLPAALSALADSAAAAVRRRIAAETEAEGESSNMLDVGNKGKDKAAADMPLLVDAAVATRVERIGYMVGGYIAEKLMAARPPLATHLDMIKFVCKDLFLYIYGKQIDNLRTNHRGVFVLQSHAFPPLESLSSFRGAAADLDAARHHLVFPQALIQGALARLGMHTTVTCESSQLPQCTFQIRTVKNTTSRKDSAGAASILGPMSPPAR, from the exons ATGTCCCAAGGCCACCGTCCTCCATCGAGCGCAACCACGCCGCACGCGCCCATCGCCCCCGTGGCTCCAGCAGCAGTGCACCAGTTGGCGACCCCCACGCCGTTACTCGTCGATTCCTCGCTCCCAGcctacctcctccccgcgGCGCTCAGTGCATTAGCCGACAGCGCTGCAGCCGCCGTCCGGCGCAGGATAGCGGCGGAGACTGAAGCCGAGGGAGAGAGTTCGAacatgctcgacgtcgggaacaagggcaaggacaaggccgccgcggaTATGCCGCTCCTTGTCGACGCGGCGGTCGCTACACGCGTCGAGCGTATCGGATACATGGTCGGTGGATACATTGCAGAGAA GCTCATGGCGGCCCGGCCACCTCTCGCGACGCACCTCGACATGATCAAGTTTGTGTGCAAGGACCTCTTCCTGTACATCTACGGCAAGCAGATAGACAATCTCCGAACAAACCACCGAGGTGTGTTTGTGCTGCAGAGCCATGCATTCCCACCGCTCGAGTCACTCAGCTCGTTCCGTGGCGCTGCTGCCGACCTGGACGCCGcccgccaccacctcgtGTTTCCCCAGGCGCTGATCCAGGGCGCCCTAGCGCGCCTGGGTATGCACACAACTGTTACGTGCGAGAGCTCGCAGTTGCCGCAGT GCACGTTCCAGATCCGTACCGTCAAGAACACGACGAGCCGCAAGGACAGTGCCGGCGCTGCAAGCATCCTCGGACCCATGTCTCCACCTGCACGCTAG
- a CDS encoding uncharacterized protein (PSP1 C-terminal conserved region): MPRTTSPSQFPTFSPSSSPSTSPTLSGQHALPDSTGAQYSPPIAPANVSRSRSQSMATGNRPDRNFIKPMTTFDSPTSVRFEEPWPSNNDASNMSPFGGNIRTFGEADEQPQRPTATQAASFRTPQDPTFGSRAAWKSPTTSALTASVSKALGSQPSYSSVVGGFDDSTNGGRSGTNSRRHSMSVVGAGPRRGFGYNEGQAMSTLKASSRRGVTSMGFTDEELLPERLSNALSLTQVDEPHSETEVATSLPMFTPQIGEPPRSIPRSNPAPADPFFSSSQEKQERSKFNFENTRGRASFSMPPGPGSGSSPDSGREAHRPTPVGAPVRAPAPGAGAFGNPMYDARFGAPSRPGFPGGPFSQPPIGPGPTFGRPPSGFGGFYGGVGQQQGGPRPPFPQSGGFGGMGGGMGGMGGMGMGGMGGMGMGGAMGGSVGGGMGPGFAPGPGGFLGGPVPPGPGQLTGSGFGGPGSQPNYFAPPPSAPGAPTSPSSFSSLSLADLGKGIPLTNLAPTTPLYIVTFKAGRRDVFYCPDPTLLISNGDRVIVEADRGSDLGTVVYDQLTPIDVREWQEKQATQALLHGASPHQPPGMTLSGADQQQPPPGNSNGITGHKRTNSGPVRPPAPGQLDFSGSDLNTLLSGVGPSGSQMDMGGGGIGARGPLAKEIMPKRIFTKSSGGPEEQARMVEKLKDEYDAMLICREKVVQRGLPMQIVDAEYQWDRRKLTFYFKAEKRVDFRELTKENFRIFKSRIWMSMVPKDDPRGGPASPGAAPGGPSSAMPV; this comes from the exons ATGCCACGCACCacctctccttctcagTTCCCGACCTTTtctccatcctcatcgccatccacctctcccacccTCTCTGGTCAACACGCACTCCCAGACAGTACTGGCGCCCAATATTCGCCCCCCATCGCACCCGCCAACGTttcgcgctcgcgttccCAGTCGATGGCGACTGGAAACCGCCCGGACCGCAACTTTATCAAACCCATGACAACCTTTGACTCGCCCACCAGCGTTAGGTTCGAGGAGCCATGGCCCAGCAACAACGACGCCAGCAACATGTCACCGTTTGGCGGCAACATACGCACCTTTGGTGAGGCCGACGAACAACCGCAGCGCCCCACGGCCACCCAGGCGGCGAGCTTTAGAACGCCCCAGGACCCTACGTTCGGCTCGCGTGCTGCATGGAAGTCTCccacgacctcggcacTCACGGCCTCGGTCAGCAAGGCACTCGGCTCCCAGCCCAGCTACTCGTCGGTCGTGGGCGGATTCGATGATAGTACCAACGGCGGTCGCTCTGGCACCAACAGCCGTCGCCATTCAATGTCGGTCGTCGGGGCTGGGCCTCGGCGTGGGTTCGGCTACAACGAGGGCCAGGCAATGAGCACCCTCAAGGCTTcgtctcggcgcggcgttACATCCATGGGGTTCACTGACGAGGAGCTTCTCCCGGAGCGCCTTAGCAATGCGCTGAGCCTCACACAGGTGGACGAGCCGCACAGCGAGACAGAGGTCGCTACCAGCCTGCCCATGTTCACCCCGCAGATTGGCGAGCCTCCGCGTAGCATCCCGCGCTCCAACCCCGCCCCTGCCGACCCGTTCTTCAGCTCATCGCAGGAGAAGCAGGAACGCAGCAAGTTCAACTTCGAGAACACACGTGGCCGTGCATCTTTCTCGATGCCTCCTGGTCCCGGATCTGGCTCGAGCCCTGACTCTGGCCGCGAGGCTCACCGTCCTACCCCCGTTGGTGCACCGGTGCGTGCTCCGGCGcccggcgctggcgccTTTGGCAACCCGATGTACGACGCACGCTTCGGTGCGCCCTCGCGACCTGGGTTCCCCGGTGGTCCTTTCTCCCAGCCGCCTATCGGTCCTGGCCCCACCTTTGGCCGCCCGCCCTCTGGCTTTGGCGGCTTCTatggcggcgtcggccagcagcagggtGGGCCGCGCCCTCCTTTCCCTCAGAGCGGTGGCTTCGGCGGCATGGGtggcggcatgggcggcatgggcggTATGGGTatgggcggcatgggcggcatgggcatgggcggcgcTATGGGCGGCTCTgtgggcggcggcatgGGCCCAGGGTTTGCTCCTGGTCCCGGCGGCTTCCTTGGTGGCCCTGTTCCGCCCGGCCCTGGCCAGCTCACCGGCAGCGGCTTCGGCGGACCTGGCAGCCAGCCCAACTACTTTGCTCCCCCGCCTTCGGCACCCGGCGCGCCTACATCCCCGTCGTCATTCTCCTCGCTTTCACTGGCAGACCTTGGCAAGGGGATCCCCCTCACCAACCTTGCCCCAACGACGCCCCTCTACATTGTCACCTTCAAGGCCGGCCGCCGTGACGTCTTCTATTGCCCCGACCCGACGCTGCTGATCTCAAATGGCGACCGCGTcatcgtcgaggcggaccGCGGCTCGGACCTCGGCACTGTGGTGTACGACCAGCTGACGCCCATCGACGTACGCGAATGGCAGGAGAAGCAGGCCACCCAGGCTCTACTCCATGGCGCTTCTCCCCACCAGCCGCCTGGCATGACGCTCTCTGGCGCcgaccagcagcagcctccTCCGGGCAACTCCAACGGCATTACTGGCCACAAGCGAACCAACAGCGGCCCCGTCCGCCCGCCAGCCCCTGGTCAGCTCGACTTCTCTGGCTCTGACCTCAACACGCTTCTCTCCGGCGTCGGCCCGAGCGGTAGCCAGATGGAcatgggtggcggcggcatcGGTGCGCGTGGCccgctcgccaaggagatCATGCCCAAGCGCATCTTTACCAAGTCTAGTGGCGGACCCGAGGAGCAGGC ccgCATGGTCGAaaagctcaaggacgagtacgacgcAATGTTGATCTGCCGCGAAAAGGTCGTGCAGCGCGGCCTGCCGATGCAgatcgtcgacgccgagtaCCAGTGGGATAGGCGCAAACTCACCTTCTACTTCAAGGCTGAGAAGCGTGTCGATTTCCGCGAACTGACCAAGGAGAACTTCCGCATCTTCAAG tccCGTATCTGGATGTCGATGGTGCCCAAGGACGACCCTCGGGGCGGGCCTGCGTCGCCGGGCGCGGCGCCAGGCGGCCCCTCGAGTGCGATGCCTGTCTGA